The following proteins come from a genomic window of Rutidosis leptorrhynchoides isolate AG116_Rl617_1_P2 chromosome 10, CSIRO_AGI_Rlap_v1, whole genome shotgun sequence:
- the LOC139871729 gene encoding rhamnogalacturonan I rhamnosyltransferase 1-like yields the protein MDVRSENSSVHVVRWAKLPGQVIQRTRLQVWFIRVCSTILIWTCLVQLVTVGELWHPKLFAGFSNPFNGSGSTRMSSEATNIITSPPTPPPPPPPPKPPLPPIRDYISNGYLKVSCNGGLNQMRAAICDMVTVARLLNLTLVVPELDKTSFWADPSDFEDIFNVGHFIDSLRDEVRIVKRLPKRYSRKYGFQPLEMPPVSWSREKYYLDQILPLFRQHKVIHFNRTDTRLANNGISPYLQKLRCRVNFKALKFTPSIEALGNELVHILQKQGPFMALHLRYEMDMLAFSGCTHGCTIEEADELKRLRYAFPWWREKEIVSEERRSQGLCPLTPEEATLILQALGFDQDTQIYIASGEIYGSEKRLAALRATFPRIVKKETLLDPEKLRQFQNHSSQMAALDFMVSVASNIFVPSYDGNMAKLVEGHRRYLGFKKTIRLDRRKLVELIDLHQNGTLSWNEFSDAVKLSHEKRMGQPNHRTMISDKPKEEDYFYANPEECFL from the exons ATGGATGTTAGATCTGAAAACAGTAGTGTACATGTGGTGAGGTGGGCCAAGTTACCGGGTCAAGTAATTCAAAGAACCAGATTACAAGTGTGGTTCATCAGGGTTTGTTCAACCATTTTGATTTGGACCTGTTTAGTTCAGCTTGTAACTGTTGGTGAGCTCTGGCATCCGAAATTATTTGCCGGGTTTTCCAACCCGTTTAATGGATCCGGATCCACCAGAATGTCCAGTGaagccacaaacatcattacatcaccaccaacaccaccaccaccaccaccaccaccaaaacCTCCCCTGCCACCTATAA GGGATTACATAAGTAATGGGTATCTCAAAGTTTCTTGTAACGGGGGTTTGAATCAAATGAGAGCTGCG ATATGTGACATGGTGACAGTTGCTCGTCTTTTGAATCTCACATTGGTTGTTCCAGAACTTGATAAGACATCTTTCTGGGCCGATCCTAG TGATTTTGAGGACATATTTAACGTCGGCCACTTTATTGATTCCTTAAGAGATGAAGTCCGAATTGTGAAACGGTTGCCGAAGCGATATAGCAGGAAATATGGATTTCAGCCGTTAGAGATGCCACCTGTCAGCTGGTCGAGAGAGAAATACTACCTTGATCAG ATTCTACCACTTTTTAGACAACATAAGGTTATACACTTCAATCGAACGGATACACGATTAGCAAACAACGGAATCTCACCGTATCTTCAAAAACTCAGGTGCCGTGTCAATTTCAAGGCACTAAAGTTCACACCTTCAATCGAAGCTCTCGGGAATGAATTAGTGCACATTCTCCAAAAACAAGGACCATTTATGGCCTTGCATTTGAGATACGAGATGGATATGTTGGCCTTTTCAGGTTGTACACATGGTTGCACCATTGAAGAAGCCGATGAACTCAAACGTTTGAG ATACGCGTTCCCGTGGTGGAGGGAGAAGGAGATAGTGTCAGAAGAACGGAGATCACAAGGCCTCTGTCCGCTTACGCCCGAAGAGGCAACGTTAATTTTACAAGCTCTCGGATTTGACCAAGACACACAAATTTATATCGCATCCGGTGAAATTTACGGAAGTGAAAAGAGACTTGCCGCTTTAAGGGCTACATTTCCTCGAATT GTGAAGAAAGAAACACTATTAGATCCCGAGAAACTGAGACAGTTTCAGAATCATTCGTCCCAAATGGCAGCTCTCGATTTCATGGTGTCGGTTGCTAGTAACATATTTGTTCCGTCTTACGATGGCAACATGGCAAAGCTTGTAGAAGGTCACCGAAG GTACCTTGGGTTCAAGAAGACTATCCGACTTGATAGGAGAAAACTTGTAGAATTAATAGATTTGCATCAAAACGGAACACTTTCATGGAACGAGTTTTCCGATGCGGTGAAATTGTCACACGAGAAAAGAATGGGCCAACCAAATCATCGTACAATGATTTCAGATAAACCAAAAGAAGAAGACTACTTTTACGCCAACCCTGAGGAATGTTTTTTGTGA